In a single window of the Bos taurus isolate L1 Dominette 01449 registration number 42190680 breed Hereford chromosome 23, ARS-UCD2.0, whole genome shotgun sequence genome:
- the CDSN gene encoding corneodesmosin precursor (The RefSeq protein has 2 non-frameshifting indels compared to this genomic sequence): MGSSRASQIGCVGGRGVLALLLAGLLLQGTLAKSIGTFLDPCKDPTRITSPNDPCLLGKGGSSSSSGGSSGSSGGGSSGSSSGSSGSSSSSSGVSSGLSGHPSGGSSGSSSGSNVSSGPSGGPSGSSSGSSGVSSGLSGRPSGGYSGSSSGVSSSASGSGSTGSIVAHGGSGSSLFKPGTGYSQISYSSGSGSSLQGASSSLPSGSISSPSGGGLSSSGSQTSWLSSSGGQKVSSKLRPCGPDIPDSPCSGGPIVSHSGPYISSSHSVSGGQRPVVVVVEQHGSGGPGGPGVGQRVPCLNGGPPGKPCPPITSVDQYGSYEVVGGSSNSYLVPGMTYSGGKIYPVGYFTKEGPIKGSPGVPSFAAGPPISEGKYFSGNPIIPSHSSSSSNIYQSGASSTVVFQPVGSGGVQPCVVGSSGSKGPCSLSSSGVSSSSSISSSSSSSFHPCGGVSQGPCSPPGTGSLSGSSSSLSGGKIILQPCGSKSSAPGHPCISVSSSTLSGGPNGSPQPDPSAGAKPCGPGNSGKTPCRSIRDILAQVKPLGPQLADPEVFLPQGDLPNSS; this comes from the exons ATGGGCTCTTCACGAGCATCCCAGATAGGGTGTGTGGGAGGGCGAGGGGTGCTGGCTTTGCTGCTGGCTGGTCTCCTCCTGCAAG GGACCTTGGCCAAGAGCATCGGGACCTTCTTAGACCCCTGCAAGGACCCCACACGTATTACCTCCCCCAAtgacccctgtctcctggggAAGGGGGGCTCCAGCAGCTCCAGTGGTGGTTCCAGTGGCAGCTCTGGTGGTGGTTCCAGTGGAAGCTCCAGTGGCTCCAGTGGCAGTTCCAGCAGTTCCAGTGGTGTTTCCAGTGGCTTGAGTGGTCACCCCAGTGGTGGTTCCAGTGGCAGCTCCAGTGGCTCCAATGTTTCCAGTGGCCCCAGTGGCAGCTCCAGTGGCTCCAGTGGTGTTTCCAGTGGCTTGAGTGGTCGCCCCAGTGGTGGTTACAGTGGCAGCTCCAGTGGTGTCTCCAGCAGTGCCTCCGGCAGTGGCTCCACCGGATCCATTGTTGCCCATGGTGGTTCTTCTGGATCTTCGTTATTTAAGCCAGGAACAGGGTATTCCCAGATAAGCTACTCCTCTGGATCAGGCTCTTCTCTACAAGGTGCATCGAGCTCCCTCCCGTCAGGAAGCATCAGCTCCCCGTCAGGAGGAGGCTTGAGCTCTTCTGGTTCCCAAACCTCCTGGTTGTCCAGCAGTGGGGGCCAGAAGGTCAGCTCCAAGCTGCGGCCCTGTGGTCCCGACATCCCTGACTCTCCCTGCAGCGGGGGGCCCATCGTCTCACACTCTGGCCCCTACATCTCCAGCTCCCACTCTGTGTCTGGGGGTCAGAGGCCagtagtggtggtggttgagCAGCATGGCTCTGGTGGCCCTGGTGGCCCCGGAGTGGGTCAAAGGGTCCCCTGCCTCAACGGAGGCCCTCCAGGAAAGCCCTGCCCCCCCATCACCTCTGTGGACCAATATGGCAGCTACGAGGTGGTGGGTGGCTCCTCCAACAGCTATCTGGTCCCAGGCATGACCTACAGTGGGGGCAAAATCTACCCGGTGGGCTACTTCACCAAAGAGGGCCCCATCAAAGGCTCTCCAGGGGTGCCCTCCTTTGCTGCTGGGCCCCCCATCTCTGAGGGCAAGTACTTCTCTGGCAACCCCATCATCCCCAGCCACAGCTCTTCTAGCTCCAATATCTACCAATCCGGAGCTTCCTCGACTGTGGTGTTCCAGCCAGTGGGCTCTGGTGGGGTCCAGCCCTGTGTGGTCGGCTCCTCGGGCTCTAAGGGGCCCTGCTCCCTCTCCAGCTCTGGAGTCTCCAGCAGTTCCAGCATTTCCAGCAGTTCTAGTTCATCTTTCCATCCCTGTGGTGGTGTTTCTCAGGGGCCCTGCTCCCCACCAGGCACTGGCTCCCTCAGCGGCAGCTCTAGCTCCCTATCTGGTGGCAAAATCATCCTTCAGCCCTGTGGCAGCAAGTCCAGCGCTCCTGGTCACCCTTGTATTTCTGTTTCCTCCTCGACACTGAGTGGGGGTCCAAATGGCTCTCCCCAACCTGACCCCTCAGCTGGTGCCAAGCCCTGTGGTCCCGGCAACTCTGGAAAGACCCCTTGTCGCTCCATCCGGGACATCCTAGCCCAGGTGAAGCCTCTGGGGCCCCAGCTAGCTGACCCTGAAGTTTTCCTACCCCAGGGAGATCTACCTAACAGTTCTTAA
- the C23H6orf15 gene encoding uncharacterized protein C6orf15 homolog has product MQGCVVGKRAPLGLLLVCLHLPGLLARSIGVMEEKVPRDLGISLPLLGPSPLTGPSNAEHPQPKPAPGPNDLARAALKPNPSPPHGSQPVGGPGVQGWPRSGGLLSMDSWPSEDPWPMLAAAVEDHVGEVLPGELSYLSRVAALPVGSRPWPAGPSAHPGDPSPESSLFHRDSESRRPFRPNVLGSLGDILARSPLWALINRIRRPLLPGHPWGTLNPSTSWGGGGPGSGWGTRPMPYPVGIWGNTHQYPSTSWGNIPLYPGINQFPPRILRPPGSSWSIPAGFPSPQNPGSQWS; this is encoded by the exons ATGCAGGGCTGCGTGGTGGGGAAGCGGGCTCCCCTGGGGCTGCTCCTGGTCTGTCTTCATCTCCCAG gcctcctTGCCCGGAGCATCGGTGTGATGGAGGAGAAAGTTCCTCGAGACTTGGGGATCAGCTTGCCTCTGCTGGGACCATCTCCCTTGACCGGCCCCTCCAATGCCGAGCATCCTCAGCCCAAACCAGCCCCTGGGCCTAATGATTTGGCCAGGGCTGCTCTGAAGCCCAATCCTTCTCCACCGCATGGCTCTCAACCTGTAGGAGGTCCTGGAGTGCAGGGGTGGCCCCGCTCTGGAGGGCTGCTCTCCATGGACTCCTGGCCCTCGGAAGACCCTTGGCCGATGCTGGCAGCTGCGGTCGAGGACCACGTCGGGGAAGTGCTGCCCGGAGAACTGTCTTACCTTTCTAGGGTGGCTGCCCTCCCCGTGGGCAGCAGGCCTTGGCCTGCAGGGCCCTCTGCACACCCCGGAGACCCCTCACCTGAGTCCTCACTCTTCCACCGGGACTCTGAGTCTAGACGGCCATTCCGTCCTAATGTGCTGGGCTCCCTGGGAGACATCCTTGCCCGATCCCCACTCTGGGCTCTCATCAACAGAATAAGACGGCCACTTCTGCCTGGTCACCCCTGGGGGACCCTGAATCCCAGTACATCCTGGGGAGGTGGAGGTCCTGGCAGTGGATGGGGAACAAGGCCCATGCCATACCCTGTGGGAATCTGGGGTAACACTCATCAATACCCAAGTACCAGCTGGGGGAATATTCCTCTATACCCAGGTATTAATCAGTTTCCTCCCAGAATTCTCCGTCCTCCTGGCTCCTCTTGGAGCATCCCAGCTGGCTTCCCCAGTCCTCAAAACCCTGGGTCACAGTGGAGTTAG